The Methanothrix soehngenii GP6 genome has a window encoding:
- the istA gene encoding IS21 family transposase: MIDMEEFLTLRDLFNEELSISKIARQTGHSRVTVRKYLNSQVPPLPQKRSKKPSKLDGHREYIIDRLKEFPLSASRIYREIQDRGFTGKYTIVKDFVREVRPEIGVPAIYRYETKPGVQAQVDWAECGYIDIDGEKRKLYCFTMVLGYSRMRYAEFTLRIDVYTLIQCHINAFGYFGGYPQELLYDNITQIVKKRAPKSSDSTWNSHFQDFFEHYGFIPRLCRPYRPQTKGKIERTVGFVKKDFFMGGRFTSFTDLNSQLQKWLSRVNSIPNGTTHEIPIERFKQEGLQKIGNAPSYHNRRDESRKISRDSFVSYLGNLYSVPYRYAGMTARLQISDLTFKIIVGSDEICTHEIQPGHGKVMRVKEHFKGLLSEILKQNCTLRDSNPSILKFVDTDVEHRPLSVYDRLGEGDSR; this comes from the coding sequence ATGATAGATATGGAGGAGTTCCTCACGTTGCGAGATTTATTCAACGAAGAATTGAGCATCAGCAAGATCGCCAGACAGACTGGACACAGCCGTGTGACGGTGCGGAAGTATCTGAACTCACAGGTTCCCCCATTGCCCCAGAAGCGATCCAAAAAGCCGAGCAAACTGGATGGTCACAGGGAATACATAATTGATAGACTCAAAGAGTTCCCTCTTTCCGCTAGCCGTATTTATCGTGAGATCCAGGATAGGGGATTCACGGGGAAGTATACAATTGTAAAGGATTTCGTGCGTGAAGTCCGGCCTGAAATTGGAGTTCCGGCGATATACCGCTACGAGACCAAACCAGGAGTTCAGGCTCAAGTTGACTGGGCAGAATGTGGTTACATCGATATCGATGGGGAGAAAAGGAAACTCTACTGTTTCACCATGGTTCTCGGTTATTCGCGAATGAGATATGCCGAATTTACTCTGCGAATAGACGTTTATACCCTTATCCAGTGCCACATAAATGCGTTTGGGTATTTTGGAGGTTATCCCCAAGAGCTTCTATATGATAACATAACGCAAATCGTGAAGAAGCGAGCCCCAAAATCATCGGATTCCACCTGGAATTCTCATTTCCAGGACTTCTTCGAGCACTACGGTTTCATTCCCCGGTTGTGTCGTCCCTATCGACCTCAGACCAAAGGGAAAATAGAGAGGACTGTGGGATTCGTGAAGAAGGATTTCTTTATGGGTGGCAGGTTCACTTCGTTCACTGATCTTAACTCCCAGCTTCAGAAATGGCTGTCCAGAGTAAACTCGATACCTAACGGCACAACCCATGAGATTCCGATTGAACGTTTTAAGCAGGAAGGTCTCCAGAAGATCGGAAATGCTCCGTCCTATCATAATCGTAGAGATGAGAGCCGAAAGATTTCCAGGGACTCATTCGTCTCTTACCTGGGCAACCTCTATTCTGTACCATATCGATACGCTGGGATGACCGCACGATTGCAGATTTCTGACTTGACCTTTAAGATAATTGTTGGATCAGATGAGATCTGCACTCACGAGATTCAACCTGGTCATGGAAAAGTGATGCGAGTCAAAGAGCACTTCAAAGGGCTTCTGAGTGAGATCCTGAAGCAGAACTGCACGCTCCGAGATAGTAATCCGTCAATTCTTAAGTTTGTGGACACAGATGTCGAGCATCGACCGCTTTCTGTTTATGATCGACTTGGTGAGGGAGATAGCAGATGA
- the istB gene encoding IS21-like element helper ATPase IstB produces MTNFEYERLHHNLKLLKLGTFESVLDNYLEIAAKEKKSTIEILDYLVDRELRSKESRSLALRTRKAGFPMEKRLDDFDFEFQPSLDKSVINEIASLKFIHNAENVVLLGPPGVGKTHLAIALGIEAVRAGFRVQFANASALIERLAKADREKRLEEMIRELSRFQLIIIDEMGYLPFDDFGAHCFFQLVSRRYERASIIFTSNKSYGEWGDIFKDHVIAAAILDRILHHCTTVNIKGDSYRLKDRKRQGIIPQSFSG; encoded by the coding sequence ATGACAAATTTCGAATACGAAAGACTTCATCATAATCTTAAGCTCCTGAAACTGGGGACCTTTGAGTCGGTTCTCGACAACTATCTGGAGATCGCCGCTAAAGAGAAGAAATCAACTATCGAGATCCTCGATTATCTGGTGGACCGGGAATTAAGAAGCAAGGAGTCTCGGTCTTTGGCTCTCAGAACGCGAAAGGCGGGCTTTCCTATGGAGAAGAGGCTAGATGATTTCGATTTTGAATTTCAGCCGTCTCTGGATAAGAGTGTCATCAATGAGATCGCATCTCTAAAGTTTATCCATAATGCAGAGAACGTGGTCTTGCTAGGTCCGCCTGGTGTGGGAAAGACCCATCTTGCCATCGCCTTAGGAATTGAAGCTGTCAGGGCGGGATTCAGAGTTCAATTCGCCAACGCTTCAGCTCTGATCGAGCGTCTTGCAAAAGCTGACCGAGAGAAGAGACTTGAAGAGATGATTAGGGAACTATCGAGGTTTCAGCTTATCATTATTGATGAGATGGGTTATCTGCCGTTTGATGACTTTGGCGCTCACTGCTTCTTTCAGCTCGTTTCCAGGCGTTACGAAAGAGCTTCGATTATCTTCACCTCAAACAAGTCCTATGGCGAATGGGGAGACATCTTCAAAGATCATGTCATTGCAGCGGCTATTCTTGATAGGATTCTCCATCATTGCACTACTGTCAATATAAAAGGCGATAGCTATCGACTTAAGGATCGCAAGAGGCAGGGGATAATTCCTCAGAGCTTTTCAGGATAA
- a CDS encoding cyanobactin maturation protease PatG family protein, with amino-acid sequence MEEKEAKDNPASLPMNQAPCQESQENKASSQEVGKRSCGCGEGAKSKATQYVYSLGRIEPRFPNMSAEREFAQAMGRAETAGMIDPQAFYFVLSKKENRYLVRELCWVLTIESVAACILLPKDPLDLDLLVESVRPMSAKADIDVVIGLMGPVAPPEMCSGLQVPLVGFDQLFSFDRNAFIKSIPRPESIPEKQEEKFRATANELFDRILQMADNTGANDEHRALNYLAVRYPAIYAKAAEEFEHNFSLTGVEVRPSRLSGARKIVSVIFSYTNRETDVTEKFFVRVDVSEEFPFMVTKMAPYYDR; translated from the coding sequence ATGGAAGAAAAAGAAGCAAAGGATAATCCAGCAAGCTTGCCTATGAACCAGGCACCTTGCCAGGAGAGCCAGGAAAACAAAGCCTCCTCTCAGGAGGTTGGAAAGCGTAGCTGTGGATGCGGAGAAGGTGCGAAATCCAAAGCGACTCAATATGTTTATTCTCTGGGACGCATCGAGCCACGCTTCCCGAACATGTCTGCTGAGCGGGAGTTTGCTCAGGCTATGGGAAGAGCAGAGACCGCAGGAATGATAGATCCACAAGCATTCTACTTTGTTCTGTCAAAGAAGGAGAACCGGTACCTTGTACGTGAGCTATGCTGGGTTCTGACCATCGAAAGTGTGGCAGCTTGCATTCTGCTGCCGAAAGATCCTCTGGATTTGGATCTGCTAGTAGAATCCGTACGGCCCATGTCCGCTAAAGCGGATATAGATGTAGTAATCGGCCTAATGGGACCAGTTGCTCCGCCTGAAATGTGCAGCGGGCTGCAAGTCCCGTTGGTCGGATTCGATCAGCTCTTCTCATTCGACAGAAATGCCTTCATCAAATCTATTCCGAGGCCTGAGTCGATTCCCGAGAAGCAGGAGGAGAAGTTCAGAGCTACAGCCAATGAGCTGTTCGACAGGATCCTGCAAATGGCGGACAATACTGGAGCCAATGACGAGCATAGGGCGCTGAATTACCTGGCGGTTCGATATCCTGCAATCTATGCCAAGGCGGCAGAGGAGTTCGAGCACAACTTCTCCCTGACAGGCGTAGAAGTCAGGCCATCAAGGCTAAGCGGTGCGCGAAAAATTGTCTCTGTGATCTTCTCCTACACTAACAGAGAGACCGATGTCACGGAAAAATTCTTCGTCCGCGTGGATGTGAGCGAGGAGTTTCCATTCATGGTCACCAAGATGGCGCCATACTACGATAGGTGA